The following coding sequences lie in one Arthrobacter sp. PGP41 genomic window:
- a CDS encoding RpiB/LacA/LacB family sugar-phosphate isomerase, producing the protein MNTEGRTMGLRLVVGADEAGVDYKDKVLEDLRQDPRVSEVIDIGVNRSDAPNDFTRPYPYVGIAAGEMIRDGVADRAILFCGTGIGVAIAANKVEGIRATAAHDSFSVERSILSNDCQVLTMGQRVVGIELARRLAKEWIGYTFDPASASAGKVKVLTDFEAC; encoded by the coding sequence ATGAATACTGAAGGACGAACCATGGGACTGAGACTTGTTGTAGGCGCGGACGAAGCGGGAGTCGACTACAAGGACAAGGTCCTTGAGGACCTCCGGCAGGATCCCAGGGTCAGTGAAGTGATCGACATTGGCGTCAACCGGTCCGATGCTCCGAATGACTTCACCAGGCCGTATCCGTACGTGGGAATCGCGGCGGGCGAAATGATCAGGGATGGCGTCGCGGACCGGGCCATCCTCTTCTGCGGCACCGGAATCGGCGTGGCCATCGCGGCGAACAAGGTGGAAGGAATCAGGGCCACCGCCGCCCACGATTCCTTCTCCGTGGAACGCTCCATCCTGTCCAACGACTGCCAGGTCCTCACCATGGGCCAGCGCGTGGTGGGCATCGAACTCGCCCGCCGGCTGGCCAAAGAGTGGATCGGTTACACCTTCGATCCGGCCTCCGCGTCTGCGGGAAAGGTCAAGGTCCTCACGGACTTCGAGGCCTGCTAA
- a CDS encoding FadR/GntR family transcriptional regulator has translation MGRRTLVDDLVDGLLDDILAGKLKPHDAIPPEGDIAKAYDVSRLTVREALKALRAQNILYVKAGRGTFVNPSDNWTGLDAIFKAASHGNGADQVSVGLIEMRRMVETGAASLAAKRHTPEHARQMAQCIADMKRFQEAGDLDRFVEADIAFHDAVLRASGNPFVRALFAQLGQLLYMTRRETSAVPEIQLHAIEYHQKVMESIVSGDAELSRRVMDDHMEQTYRDYERYVQHPEPQG, from the coding sequence ATGGGCCGCAGGACACTCGTTGACGATCTCGTCGACGGCCTGCTTGACGACATCCTGGCGGGCAAGCTGAAACCGCACGATGCCATCCCTCCCGAAGGGGACATAGCAAAGGCCTACGACGTCAGCAGGCTCACGGTCCGCGAGGCCCTCAAGGCGCTGAGGGCGCAGAACATCCTTTACGTCAAGGCGGGGCGCGGAACCTTCGTGAACCCGTCGGACAACTGGACCGGGCTGGACGCGATCTTCAAGGCCGCCTCGCATGGAAACGGCGCGGACCAGGTGTCGGTGGGGCTGATCGAAATGCGGCGCATGGTGGAAACAGGTGCGGCGTCCCTGGCGGCCAAGCGCCATACTCCCGAGCATGCCCGGCAAATGGCGCAGTGCATCGCGGATATGAAGCGCTTCCAGGAGGCCGGGGACCTGGACCGCTTCGTCGAAGCCGATATCGCGTTCCACGATGCTGTGCTCAGGGCCTCCGGGAATCCCTTCGTGCGGGCCCTCTTCGCGCAGTTGGGACAACTGCTCTACATGACCCGGCGCGAGACCTCGGCCGTGCCCGAGATCCAGCTTCATGCGATTGAGTACCACCAGAAGGTCATGGAGAGCATCGTCAGTGGTGACGCCGAACTTTCCCGCCGGGTCATGGATGACCATATGGAGCAGACGTACCGCGATTACGAGCGCTACGTCCAGCACCCCGAACCGCAGGGCTAG
- a CDS encoding MFS transporter has translation MTSLSMPSAGLGELGERTLRKVRRRVMPLIVLLYFIAYLDRNNVGFAKLTMSEDIGLTAAAYGLGAGIFFLGYALLEVPSNAGMYRFGARKWLARILITWGIFATAMALVNGESTYYIIRFLLGAAEAGFFPAILFYLTLWFPAAQRVTVLGIFILAQPISNALGAPVSGLLLQMDGIMGLHGWQWLYIIEGIPAILLGLLTPMLMTDRPRDAKWLNTEEREWLATTMDAELAAKSKVGSHNFLAGLKDKRTLTYSALYFGLVCGIYGLGLWMPTIVAALGKFSTTEVGFIVLIPYSIAAVFVYFWSRRADRTGKRAWHSSVSMVLAGMGLLAAGYLLPVNPILALIALTAAAMGIYGAIAPFLSMPSAALTGAAAASGLALVNSLGNLGGFVAPYAVGLLKDATGNNQSGLLFLSFCLCVTAVATYFYARKRPEGDAALDPAVAAAAEVNAAKVS, from the coding sequence ATGACTTCACTCTCCATGCCGTCCGCAGGACTGGGCGAACTCGGCGAGCGCACGCTCCGCAAGGTCCGCCGCCGCGTCATGCCGCTGATTGTCCTGCTTTACTTCATTGCCTACCTTGACCGCAATAACGTAGGTTTCGCCAAACTCACCATGAGCGAGGACATCGGCCTCACCGCCGCTGCCTACGGCCTTGGCGCCGGCATCTTCTTCCTCGGCTACGCACTGCTGGAAGTTCCCAGCAATGCTGGAATGTACCGCTTCGGCGCCCGCAAGTGGCTGGCCAGGATCCTTATCACGTGGGGCATCTTTGCCACCGCCATGGCGCTGGTCAACGGCGAAAGCACCTACTACATCATCCGCTTCCTGCTGGGTGCAGCCGAGGCCGGGTTCTTCCCCGCGATCCTCTTCTACCTGACCCTGTGGTTCCCCGCCGCCCAGCGCGTCACCGTCCTGGGAATCTTCATCCTGGCCCAGCCCATTTCCAACGCACTCGGCGCCCCGGTCTCCGGCCTGCTGCTGCAGATGGACGGCATCATGGGACTCCACGGCTGGCAGTGGCTCTACATCATCGAGGGCATCCCCGCCATTCTGCTTGGCCTGCTGACCCCGATGCTGATGACCGACCGTCCCCGTGACGCCAAATGGCTCAACACTGAAGAACGCGAATGGCTCGCCACCACCATGGACGCCGAGCTTGCCGCCAAATCCAAGGTCGGCAGCCACAACTTCCTGGCCGGCCTCAAGGACAAGCGCACGCTGACCTACTCGGCCCTGTACTTCGGCCTGGTCTGCGGCATCTACGGCCTCGGCCTCTGGATGCCCACCATCGTGGCCGCCCTTGGCAAGTTCTCCACCACCGAGGTGGGCTTCATTGTCCTCATTCCCTACTCCATTGCCGCAGTCTTTGTGTACTTCTGGAGCCGGCGGGCGGACCGCACGGGCAAGCGCGCCTGGCACTCCTCCGTCAGCATGGTGCTGGCCGGCATGGGCCTGCTGGCCGCGGGCTACCTGCTCCCGGTCAACCCCATCCTTGCCCTCATCGCCCTGACCGCTGCGGCGATGGGCATCTACGGCGCTATTGCACCGTTCCTGTCCATGCCGTCCGCCGCGCTCACCGGAGCAGCTGCTGCCTCCGGACTGGCGCTGGTGAACTCCCTTGGCAACCTCGGCGGCTTTGTGGCCCCGTACGCCGTGGGCCTGCTCAAGGACGCCACCGGCAACAACCAGAGCGGCCTGCTCTTCCTGTCCTTCTGCCTGTGCGTCACGGCAGTGGCCACGTACTTCTACGCCCGGAAGCGGCCTGAGGGCGACGCCGCCCTGGACCCCGCAGTTGCCGCTGCGGCAGAAGTCAACGCAGCCAAAGTCTCCTGA
- a CDS encoding SDR family NAD(P)-dependent oxidoreductase: MTTTPFPAERTVVLTGAASARGIGRATADLMASEGWSIAILDINAEDAKDAAAEIGSNRAVKAIGVGADVSDAASVDRAISEIEDSLPPIVALANLAGISSPTTFMETSVEEWDKVFAINMRGTFIVSQRVLKGMIERKLGRIVSISSISAQRGGGTYSKVAYSASKAGIIGFTRALAREVGEFGVTVNAIAPGPIDTDIMGGTLTEERKAQMSEGIMMGRVGTREEVAALISFLLGKDAGYITAATYDINGGLQVS; encoded by the coding sequence GTGACAACCACCCCATTTCCCGCTGAACGAACCGTCGTACTGACCGGGGCTGCCTCTGCCCGCGGCATCGGCCGGGCCACGGCGGACCTGATGGCCAGCGAGGGCTGGTCCATCGCGATCCTCGACATCAACGCCGAAGATGCCAAAGACGCGGCTGCGGAGATCGGATCCAACCGTGCAGTGAAGGCCATTGGAGTCGGCGCGGATGTTTCCGACGCGGCCTCCGTGGACCGGGCCATTAGCGAAATCGAAGACTCGCTGCCGCCGATCGTTGCCCTCGCCAACCTTGCCGGCATCAGCTCGCCCACAACCTTCATGGAAACCAGCGTGGAGGAGTGGGACAAGGTATTCGCGATCAACATGCGCGGAACGTTTATCGTGTCCCAACGAGTCCTCAAGGGAATGATTGAGCGCAAGCTTGGACGCATCGTGAGCATTTCCTCGATTTCCGCCCAGCGCGGCGGCGGCACCTACTCCAAGGTGGCCTACAGCGCCTCCAAGGCCGGAATCATCGGCTTCACCAGGGCCCTTGCCCGTGAAGTGGGGGAGTTCGGCGTTACCGTCAATGCGATCGCACCGGGTCCCATCGACACAGACATCATGGGCGGCACCCTCACCGAGGAACGCAAGGCCCAGATGTCCGAGGGCATCATGATGGGAAGGGTGGGTACCCGCGAGGAAGTGGCCGCCCTCATTTCCTTCCTGCTCGGGAAGGACGCTGGCTACATCACCGCAGCGACCTACGACATCAACGGCGGCCTGCAGGTCAGCTGA
- a CDS encoding SRPBCC family protein, with the protein MITVTGSVETKLSAEKAFAFLSAFENTSEWDPNTPVMEKLTPGPVAVGHRYHAESEFRGKRQSLEYEVIELTENHIKLRGENKSVTAFDSIDVSPAAQGSVVKYTAEFSIKGPAKIVQPLLKPAFMSLRDPALNGIRDTLNALAAA; encoded by the coding sequence ATGATCACAGTCACCGGAAGTGTGGAAACCAAACTGTCCGCTGAGAAGGCCTTTGCCTTCCTGAGCGCGTTCGAGAACACCAGTGAGTGGGACCCCAACACTCCGGTGATGGAAAAACTGACGCCCGGCCCGGTTGCGGTGGGGCACCGGTACCACGCCGAGTCCGAATTCCGTGGCAAGCGCCAGTCACTGGAGTACGAGGTCATCGAGCTGACGGAGAACCACATCAAGCTCCGTGGCGAGAACAAATCCGTCACGGCCTTCGACTCCATTGACGTGAGTCCCGCCGCCCAGGGGTCTGTAGTGAAATACACCGCGGAGTTCAGCATCAAAGGGCCTGCCAAAATCGTCCAGCCGCTCCTGAAGCCTGCCTTTATGTCCCTGCGGGACCCGGCGCTGAACGGGATACGGGACACGCTCAACGCCTTGGCCGCCGCCTAG